The Phycisphaerae bacterium DNA window TCGCTTTCCGGTGACCAGATCGAGGCCAACGACCGCGCAGTCGTCGAGTGAGTCATGGAAGCTGGTGGCCGCGTACACCCGGTTGTCTGCAACGACCGGTCCGGCGATGTGAATGCTGCCGCCGATATTCGTGGCCCATGCAAGGGACAACGGCGGTTGGGGGCCGGTCTTCAGATAGCCGCGGTGGCCGGCATCGTTGTGGAAGAACGGCCAGGCCTCGCCCATGGTCGGCTTCGCCGGCTCGCCGGTTCCGAGCGTGAATGGGCTCTCGTCCTTCCATGTCGTGCCGTCCGCCGCAGTGACCTCCACCTGTATCTTCTTGGGGCCCGCCACAGCCCTCGCCAGGGCAGGGCACTCGCCCGCCCAGGACCAGGCGCCCTCTGCGGCCAGCCTGCCTTCCGCAATCGGCTTGGTATCGGCGGCGTTGCCCTCGAGGATTCGGTATTCCACGCCGTTGACGCGCACGGCCGTATCGTAGGCCAGTACGCGGATGGGCACGCGTCCGTGTGCCTCGCCATCCTTGGGCGGATTGAGGATCTCGACGCGCTTGTTCTGCTCGCCGACCCGCCATTCGCAGCGGAGCCTGTCGCCGTCGACGTGAATGACGCGGAATCCTCGCGGGCTGCGGTCGATACCGCCGAACCGAAGCGTAGCGCTGTTGACGTCTAGGATGCCCTTGTAGAGTTGCTCACGCCGGCCGTGCCAGTGGCCGCTGAAGATGCCTGCGGTCTGGTATCGGGCCCACCATTCGAGTTCCGGATTGGTGGGAACATAGTGTTGGAAGACCAGGATGCGCTTGTTGGCTGCGTTGAGCTTGATGTCGGCCTCGATCCATGCCTGCTGCCGCTGGTAGCCGGCTTTGTCGCGATCGGCGGCGATGATGTCCTTGCTGATGAAGTGATAGGGGCCCGAGCTGAAGGAATAGTAGCGCGGGCCGAGAGCCTTCTCGTAGTTCTGCGTCTCCCGCGACTGGCCGCCGTAGTCGTGATTGCCGATGGTGTTGTAGACCGGCAACCGGGCGTTTTCGATGCCCACCACGAAGCCCTTGAACTCCTCCGGCTTCGTGCCGCGGTTGGTCAGGTCACCGGTGGTCACGACGAAGATCGGCCGGTCGCTCAGCCGATTGACCGTGTCGATGTCCTCGTTCATCGTCTTGATCGTCGTGGGATCGTCGGTGACGTGGGTATCGGTCAACTGGACGAAGGAGAACTTGTCCGTCAACCGCGCCGGATCGCGGACCAGGCCGATGTCCGCGGATTGTGTTTTCGCGGCGAATCGCTCGAAGTCGGCCTGGACGTAGAACCTCTTGGACGCCCGCCAGCCGGATGGCGTGCAGACGAAGACCGATCCAGTGATCCGCTCTTTGAGGACGAACTTGAACTCCCCCGAGGCCGGTGTCACCACGAACTCGAGGCCGTTGGATACGGACATGCCCTCCAGGGCGGGCTCACCGGCGTCCCGAGCGCCGTTCGCGTTGAGATCCTCGAACACGACACCCTGAAGTGTGGTCGTCCGTGCAGGCACCGGTTTCTTCGCCGGTGCCGTCTGAGCGACCCGCGTGGTCGCTCTGGTGGCTTGAACGGTGGCCTGGGCAAGAGCCAGGGAGGCCGACATGAGGCAGACGATCGTGGCCGATGGAATCCGAACCGACTGGATACGCACGTGATCCTCCTTTTTCGCAGTTGTCCTGTTATTGCGGGCTGGCGGCAACGGGCATCATGCCGGAGTCCCAACGCTGACCGGCGCGCCGTTGACACCTGGACGGCCGGCCGCTCGCTTCGGTGATGCCGCATCCGGCGGCCGCGCTCGGCACGAGAGCTAGAGGGCTGAGCAGACCAGGTCGCCGACCTGGCTCGTGCCGTACCCCATCTTGCCTGCCGACTGGCTCTTCATCTTCGGGCAGGTCTTCTGGATCGCTTCCTCAACCAGAGTGCCGGCTCGTTCGACGGGGGCGTCTTTCTTCTGTCCACCGACGACGCGGAGCAGCATGCCCATGGCGGCGATGGCGGCAATCGGATTGATGACATTCTGCCTCGTGTACTTCGGGGCACTGCCGCCCATGGGCTCGAACATGCTGACGCCCTCGGGATTGACATTGCCGCCGGCCGCCACCCCTAATCCGCCCTGGATCATGGCCGCCAAGTCGGTAATGATGTCACCAAACATGTTGGGGACGACGATGGTATCGTAGAACTCGGGGCTCTTGATGAACCACATGCAGCAGGCATCGACATGGTTGTAATCCCGCTCAATATCGGGATAGTCCTTTTGGCCGATCTCGTGGAACGTCCGGAACCACGTGTCGCCGCAATAGGTCAGGACGTTGGTCTTGTGGACGAGGGTGAGCTTACCCTTGCCCGTGCCCGCTCTCTTCTTGGCTCGGGCGAACTCGAAGGCATAGCGGATGCATCGCTCGGCGCCGAAGCGGGTGGTGATCATCTCCTGGGTGGAGACCTCCTGGGGTGTGCCCTTGCGGAGGAAGCCGCCCGTGCCCGCGTAGAGGTCTTCGGTGTTCTCCCGGATAACATCGAAGCTGATGTGCTCGGGACCCTTGTCTCTGAGCGGCGACTCGACGCCGGGGTAGAGTCTGACCGGGCGGAGGTTGATGTACTGGTCGAGCACGAAGCGGAGATGCAGCAGGAGGCCTTTCTCCATGATTCCCGGGGCGATGTTCGGGTCGCCGACCGCTCCGAGGTAGATCGCGTCGTACTTGCGGAGTTCGCTGGTCTGCTCGGGGGTGACCAGGGGGATGTTCTGGGCCTTGGGATCGCCGCCGCGGGCCAGGTAGGCCCTGCCGCTGAGATCGAAGTCGGTCGTGTTGTACTGGAACCCGGCCTTCGCGGCTACCGCCTTGAGTACCTTGAGGCCTTCGGCCACGACTTCAGGTCCGGTACCATCCCCACCGATGACAGCTATGTTCAGCACGAGCACACTCCTTGGCAGAGTCGAGAAAAACCTGAATTCCGGCACGGGCCATGGAAAAACAGGAGCAAACACGGTATCAAAAGCAGGCCGGGTCTTCAAGACGTCCGGCACATCGAAAGGGACCAGGAATGACCAGAATGAGCATGAGCGGCGTTTCAGGGCTGTCGAGCGTGCTGTGGATCACGCTGCTCAGCGGTTGCGGGGCCACGTCTCCGAAGCCGGTGGCGGTGGAGTACGGCGAGTGGGCACCGGCCGCCCGTATTCACGGATTGCGGGTCAAAACCGACCATTACGAGATCCGCACCACGGTGCGGGATCGCGAGCTGATCGAGTGTGTGCCGGTATTCATGGAGACGGCTTTTGGCGAGTATCAGCGGGTGATGCGACCACCGGCGGAGCGGCCCGAGCGCCTGATCACGTACTTGTTTGAGACCCGCGGCGAGTGGGATCGCTTCACCCGGGCCTTCGTTCCCCAGCGGGCCGACATGTACTTGCGCATCCGGGAGGGGGGCTACATGGACTACCCGACCGCCACGACGGTGGCCTACGATCTGACTCGAGACCGCACGCTGGCCCTGCTGGCTCACGAAGGCTGGCACCAGTATCTGGCCGGCCACTTTCCCGAGCCGGTCGTCGCCTGGCTCGATGAGGGCTTGGCCTGCCAGTGGGAGGCGTTTGACCTGAAGGACGGCCGGCCGGTGTTCAAGTCCAGGCAGAACCTGTTTCGGCGAAACAACCTCCGTGACGCCCTCACCAGCACCGATCGCTGGATTCCCCTCAAGCGGCTTGTGGAGATGAATGCCGGTCAGGCCGTGGCCGAGACTGGGGCCACGACCCGGAGCTACTACGCCCAAGTGTGGGCCCTGATCATGTTCCTGAAGGAGGGTCGCAATGCCTCCTACACCCAGGGCTTCGCGAAGCTGCTGGCCGACGCCGGCACTCGGAGGACGGCCGTCGCGGTCAGCGGCTACCGGCTCACGACGCCCGGAGGCGAGGGGCTGAGCACGGGCGAGACCGTCTTTCGCCACTACATCACCCCCGATCTGGACGCCTTCGAAAAGGAGTTCCTCGCGTTTTCGCGCGTGTTGGTGAAATGAGGTATCCGGCTTTGCCGGCTGCCGGTTGCCCTGTCCCAGAGGAGAGGTTCATCATGGCACGGCCGTTGAGCACGATTGCACCGGGCTGGTGGGATTACACGACATTGCCCAGGGAACTGCTTGCGGAGGTCTCTCGCCTCACGGCTGAGGACATCCTGAAGCTGGGGCGAGAGGGGTTCCGGGTCGTGTTCTATGACGACCTGCGGGAGTTCTTCCTGGCAGAGGCTTTGGAGTACATTGAGGCCTGGCGTCAGGCCAGGCCGGACGAACCGGTGGGTATCTGCGGTCCGATCGGGCCGACCGAGCAGTTGCCGCTGGTGGCCCAGCTGGTCAATGCCCTGGAGATCAACCTGGGCCACGCCCACTTCTGGGGCATGGACGAGTGGTACATGAACGGGAAGGAGGTGGGTGAGGATCACCCGTTATCGTTCGCCAAGTGCGATCGGGAGATGTGCTTCAACCGCATCCGGCCGGACCTGAGGATGCCGGAGTCGAACCTCCATTTCCCCAAAGCTGATCCGGCCGCGTACATCCGGAGCTGGTCCGAGGCCCGGTGCGCGATCATGCAGGGTGGGCAGGGCGAGGTCAAGCACTGGGCATTCAACGACCCGCCCAAGCGCGCGGGCAAGCATGCCGACGAGCCTCCGACGCCGGCCGAGTATCGCAGGCAGACCACCCGGGTGGTCGAGCTTCACCCGTTGACCCTGGTGCAAAACGCCCGGACCTCTGGGGGTGGCAACATCCCGAGCGTACCGAACATGGCGATCAGCGTGGGGCCGGTGGAGACTTGGCGGGCGGGCAGGGTATCGATCTGGCATCCTGGGTGGCACGACAACCCGTTCGGCATCCGGCTCAGCGCGTACATGATCTCCAAGCGGCTGCCGGACGCCTCGGTGCCGATGTCTCTGCTGGCCGACCATCCGAACGTCCAGTTCAACTACTACCGGCCGGGCATTGGGACCTGTGACGCGGAGATGCACTGACGTCGAGCCCGGCGGTTGTGGTCTGAGGTGATGACGGTGTGCCCGCCGTCCGATAACGCCGCGCATTCACGGACGTCGTGGGGTCATCTCGGCGGCGCAGGGGGTTATTGCCTCTCCTGGGATGCTCAGCTTACCCGTATTGCCACAATATCGGAGTGATCGTCCGGGGAGGGGGGATCTACCGCCGCGGCTCATGTTGACTTCCCGGCTGGAGGAGGAATAGTGTTTACTGAGGAGAGGCTTAGAGGCTGACACGGAGAGCGGAAAGCACCGGCGCAGGCGGATGCCCGGTGGTTGGAGATGGATTCGTGGCTGGGCCGCGGAGCGGCCGCCCGAAAGCAACGAACGGAGGAGGTCTCAGATTCGATTGAGCGGGCCTGATGGATCGGGTTCCCGTTCCAGGGGGCAGGTTCAGAATGAGAACCGCACTCGAGGCGATTGCCGCCGTGGCGTTCGTGGCCGCTCCTTCTCTGGTCCTCGGTGAAATCAAGACTGAAGTCGTTCGGGTTGGCAACCCGGGAAATCCCGCCGACACGTCGGGTCTGGGTGCTACTTCCTATGAGTTCTTCATGAGCAAGTACGTCGTGACCAACGACGAGTATGCTCTTTTTCTCAATGCGGTGGCCAAGAACGGTGATGCCTTTGCCCTGTACCATCCGGGGATGGCTTTTCACAGGCTGGGAGGGATCGCGCGTCGCGGGGCGGGGACGTCGGCGTCGCCGTTCAGCTATCACGTCAAGCCCGGCATGGGCAGGATGCCGGTCAACTTCGTATCGTATTTCGACGCCATCCGGTTCGCGAACTGGATGACCAACGGCTACCTGATGAGCGGTACCGAGTGGGGTTCCTACACGATCACCGGCGGCGGGCCGGATTCCGGCAGCGTGGGGCCGCGGACCGGCAACGGTCCCTGGGTCGTGCCCACCGAGGATGAATGGTACAAGGCCGCCTACTATGATCCAGCGAAGGCCGGTACCGGCGGATACTGGCAATATGCCACTCGGCGGGACGAGGGTCCTGTTGACTCCGGCCGGGTGATCGCGGGCATGATCGCGGAGGTCGGCGGCCTGTTCAGCGAGTTGACCAGTGCGTACGGCACGGTGGGCCAATGGGGCAATGTGCGTGAATGGACGGAGAGCCAGCTGGGCGGCGAGTACGTGCTTCGTGGTGTCGTTCTGACCGAGTTGGACAAGGGCAAGGATCAGTCGCGCACGCTGGTGGCGGGCAACCACGCGGATGCGTTCACTGGTTTCCGGATTGCCCGGATCTCGACCATCACCGGTGAGCCGGTTTCCCGGCTGGGGCTGGGCAGTCTTCGGCAGGACATTGTGGACACCGGATTCGGCGGCATGGGCGTGACCGGTATGAGTTGGGTGAGCCAGGATGGCGGTTTCTCGGGGGGTGGCGGTGGCGGTGGCGGCGGTGGTTCGGCCGGGCTGTCTGATTCCTCGATGAGCCAGGACACCCCGGAGGCCTTTTCCGTGCCCACGTTCCCGGATTCGCCCCAGCACCCGATTCCGGACATCACGGACGGCTCGGATGACAGTAATCCTCCCTCGGATCCTCCGGTGACTCCGGAGCCGGCCACGAGTCTCATGCTGATCTTCGGGGCGGCGGTGTTTCTCCATTCGCGGCGGCGTTGAGTGGGTCGGTTGAAGCGGGGCGGGTCCGTTGCGGCCTACGGGCCTGGATGGCAAGGGTGATTCGCCGGCCAATCGCCTTGGTTGGACAGCCGCACGGCCGCACACGCGGGGCATTGTTCGTCGACCAGCTGGACGTATTCGCGGTCCTCGCCGGGCACGATCCGTCAGGTTCTTCATAGTTCTCAGATGGCCATCGCCAGCCTCGCCCGTTGTCGCCGACCCCCCGGGGGAGTATCCACTCGATCGGATTGGCTGTCCAGTTCGTTGTTGGCTGGTGAGTCGTCTTGCCTGCCGTCTGCCGTTCAAGCCGTGGCGGCGGGTTCTCCGTTGGGTGTTCCTGGCGGTGTTTTTGAGTTGTGTGAATGGCCGTTTCATGCTACACGTAGACACCGGGGAGTTTGTGGCATTGACAGCCGCGAGCGACGATTCGCGGTGGGCCGCACCGAGCGCGGCTGTGGATGGGGGCGAGGATATCGGGATCAGGTGAGGAGGCGTTGCACGATGGAGACCCAACAGCCGTTCGATCGGGGTGGCCTGAGCCGCCGGGCGTTCATTCAATCGGCCTCGGTGATTGCGGGCACGGCGGCCGTGGCGGGCATGGCGGGCGGACCGGGTGCGGCCAAGGCCGCCGAGTTGGCGGAGCCGACCGCGAAGGGCCGGATGAAGGTTGGCTGTCTGAGCTGGTGTTTCCACAGTTTCGCGGGCGGGGTGGATCCGACCGAGGCCATCGACACGGTTGGTGGCCTGGGGTTTGACGGTATCGAACTGATCGTCAACGCCCGCGAGGACATGAAGACGGTCTGGGCGGGTGAGAGCCTGGACCGGATTCGCTCGCGGTTGGACAGGCACAAGCTGCAGGTGTCGCAATTCGTTCTCTTTCAGCCGGTTGTTCCCGGGCTGGCCAGCCCGGAGAAGAGGGTCCGTGACGAGAACGTTGGCGCCTTTGAGGCCGGCTGTCGGATTGCCGCCAAGTTGAATGCTCCGATCATCGACATTGTGTCGCCCTGGCCTACGGGTTACGGCGCGGAGCATGGTTATCTGCCGCGTTTTTACGAGATGTCCAATCCGGGCCGTGACGACAAGTTCCACATTGGGATTGCCGACGATTTCGAGTGGTCGAAGGTCTGGAGCGATTTCGTCGAGACGACGCGTGAGTGCGTTCGTCTGGCGGGATCGTTGGGCTTGAAGATGACCATCGAGCATCACACGCATTGTCTGATTCACGACGCCACCTCGTTCATGTGGCTGTGCGAGGCCGTTGGCGACCGCAACCTGGGCTACAATCTCGATGCCGGCTGGACGCTGTCGCAGCGGGAGTATCCCCCGCTGGCGATCCACAAGGTTGGCCCGCGGCTCATGAACCTGCACATGCGGGACATTGACGGGCAGATGCGCCGTTTTCCGCCGTTCGGCACCGGGGTCATGGATCACAAGGCGATCGTCGAGGCATGCCGGAAGATTCACTTCAACGGTTTCTTCTCCATTGAGCAGGACAAGGGTGGTTTCGACATGCTGGAGACCTGCAAGCGATATCTCCGCATTATGCGGGAGGACATTGGCTGATCCACGGGCGTGTTTGGCGCGTTTTGGCTGTCTATGGCGGGGACGAGGAGACGTCCCATGCGAAGATCTGCGGCGGTCTTTGGCCTGTTGATCTTGGGATGTTCGGGTTGCCTGGATGAAGGGAGGCTTCCGGCCGTTCGTTCGTCTCCTGCCGGGGTTCGGGTTGGCGGCATCGTTCTCAAGTGGATCGCCGCCGACAAAGATCGGAATCTGGCTAGAGCCGAGCCGCTGATTCGTGAAGCCGCGGGTCAAGGCGCGAGGATTGTCGTCACGACCGAGTGTTTTCTTGACGGCTACGCCATCCGCGACAAGGGAATTCCGCAGGGTCGTTGGCTGGATCTCGCCGAACCGATCCCCGGAGGCGACTATTTCGAGCGTGTTCGCCGGCTGGCCGATGAACTCGACATTCATCTTGTGGCGGGTATGCTGGAGCGTGACGGCGAGCAGACCTGCAATACGGCTGTTCTGATCGGGCCTGATGGCCGGCTGATCGGCAAGTACCGCAAGCAGGATTTGGGGCATGAGCTTGCCCGCAACACGCCGGGCCACGACAGTCCGGTGTTTGAGACGCCTTACGGGCGAGTTGGCCTTATCATCTGCGCCGACCGGCGCAACGCCGCCCTGGTCAGGCGCATCGCCGAGCGGGGGGTCGACCTGATCATGTGTCCTTCCGGTGGCATGTGGGGGCCGGAGAAGAACGACTTTCACCTGCAGGACCGTTCGCGTGAGAACCGCGTGCCGATTGTGTTCGTTCATCCGATTGAGTTTCTGGTAACTGCCGCGGACGGCTCGATCCTGGATCGGCGATTTGTTGAGAAGGGCATGGAGGTGAAGGTGGAGCAGATCGGAACGGTGGCCGACGCCCACCTGGTGGCGATCTGCGACGTGCCGCTGGGCGTGAAGTGAACGGCGGACATTTTTTGCCGTGGCTTGGGTGGGGGGGTGGTTCCGGGCAGCTATGGGCATGGTACGTGCTGGCCGGGCAGGTTCCGGGTACACTGGCGGCTTGTGTTGCCCGGTTGGGTTGAGAGGAGGTTCTCCGTGGACTCCAAGCTTGCGAGGGCCTGGTTGTCGGTCACGTCTTTGCTGGCCATTCTTTCGGGGGCGGTCGGGGCGGCCGAGTCTGCCCAGCGGCCGAACATCCTGTACATCATGTCCGATGACCATGCCGCCCATGCGATCAGTTGTTATTCGGGAGTGGTCAATCAGACGCCGAACCTGGATCGTCTGGCGAAAGGCGGCATGCGCTTCGACCACTGCTTCGTCACCAACTCCATCTGCGCGCCGAGCCGGGCGGCGATCCTGACGGGCAAGTACAGTCACCTCAACGGGGTGACGGTCTTCAATCGGTTTGACGGCTCGCAGCCCACGGTTGCGAAGCACCTGCAGGCGGCCGGCTATCACACCGGGATCGTCGGGAAGTGGCATCTGGGCAGTGACCCGACCGGCTTTGACGAGTACGAGATCCATCCGGGTCAGGGCCGCTATTTTGACCCGGTGTACTACAGTGCCACCCGTGTGCGGACGATCAAGGGATACGCCACCGATGTGACCACCGACCTGGCGATCGAGTTTCTCAAGAACCGCCCGAAGGACAAGCCGTTTTTTCTCATGTGTCATCATAAGGCTCCGCACCGGGCGTGGGAGCCGGATGCCAAGCACAAGGCGATGTTTGCCGAGAGGAAGATCCCCGAACCGCCGACGCTCCGTGACGACTATGCGGGTCGGACGGACGCGATTCGGGAGAACCGTCAGCGGGTGTTTGACGACATGACCCGCCGAGACCTGAAGCTGGAGCCGCCCGCGGATCTCAAGG harbors:
- a CDS encoding PQQ-binding-like beta-propeller repeat protein; protein product: MRIQSVRIPSATIVCLMSASLALAQATVQATRATTRVAQTAPAKKPVPARTTTLQGVVFEDLNANGARDAGEPALEGMSVSNGLEFVVTPASGEFKFVLKERITGSVFVCTPSGWRASKRFYVQADFERFAAKTQSADIGLVRDPARLTDKFSFVQLTDTHVTDDPTTIKTMNEDIDTVNRLSDRPIFVVTTGDLTNRGTKPEEFKGFVVGIENARLPVYNTIGNHDYGGQSRETQNYEKALGPRYYSFSSGPYHFISKDIIAADRDKAGYQRQQAWIEADIKLNAANKRILVFQHYVPTNPELEWWARYQTAGIFSGHWHGRREQLYKGILDVNSATLRFGGIDRSPRGFRVIHVDGDRLRCEWRVGEQNKRVEILNPPKDGEAHGRVPIRVLAYDTAVRVNGVEYRILEGNAADTKPIAEGRLAAEGAWSWAGECPALARAVAGPKKIQVEVTAADGTTWKDESPFTLGTGEPAKPTMGEAWPFFHNDAGHRGYLKTGPQPPLSLAWATNIGGSIHIAGPVVADNRVYAATSFHDSLDDCAVVGLDLVTGKRLWRAPVDSSVKHSPSVWDENVLAVSQAGTLYCFDLQGQTRWTAPLANVKNQRWEVSFPVTDGKTVYAGRSEGFGAFELATGKPLWDQKGGKDWWPNLYTGPSLGSGVVYQGGPFVRALDPATGRIIWNLEKTSVSTVAVVPAVVERDQAGDRLYVFHNGKTLCCLDGSSGKTLWTASCEAPDAKGAGIKSQAVPLGDETGTPAVGDKMICLGGAEVAFPGESRPTAAMHGFDKATGKLIWRFPVGRDLASSLPYKRITSTISSSPIIVGETVYFGASDGFVYGLDVNSGKLLWRHRLGVPIASTAAATGNTLIVTTWDGTVYAMTAGG
- a CDS encoding 3-isopropylmalate dehydrogenase yields the protein MLNIAVIGGDGTGPEVVAEGLKVLKAVAAKAGFQYNTTDFDLSGRAYLARGGDPKAQNIPLVTPEQTSELRKYDAIYLGAVGDPNIAPGIMEKGLLLHLRFVLDQYINLRPVRLYPGVESPLRDKGPEHISFDVIRENTEDLYAGTGGFLRKGTPQEVSTQEMITTRFGAERCIRYAFEFARAKKRAGTGKGKLTLVHKTNVLTYCGDTWFRTFHEIGQKDYPDIERDYNHVDACCMWFIKSPEFYDTIVVPNMFGDIITDLAAMIQGGLGVAAGGNVNPEGVSMFEPMGGSAPKYTRQNVINPIAAIAAMGMLLRVVGGQKKDAPVERAGTLVEEAIQKTCPKMKSQSAGKMGYGTSQVGDLVCSAL
- a CDS encoding glucosamine-6-phosphate isomerase; this translates as MARPLSTIAPGWWDYTTLPRELLAEVSRLTAEDILKLGREGFRVVFYDDLREFFLAEALEYIEAWRQARPDEPVGICGPIGPTEQLPLVAQLVNALEINLGHAHFWGMDEWYMNGKEVGEDHPLSFAKCDREMCFNRIRPDLRMPESNLHFPKADPAAYIRSWSEARCAIMQGGQGEVKHWAFNDPPKRAGKHADEPPTPAEYRRQTTRVVELHPLTLVQNARTSGGGNIPSVPNMAISVGPVETWRAGRVSIWHPGWHDNPFGIRLSAYMISKRLPDASVPMSLLADHPNVQFNYYRPGIGTCDAEMH
- a CDS encoding SUMF1/EgtB/PvdO family nonheme iron enzyme, giving the protein MRTALEAIAAVAFVAAPSLVLGEIKTEVVRVGNPGNPADTSGLGATSYEFFMSKYVVTNDEYALFLNAVAKNGDAFALYHPGMAFHRLGGIARRGAGTSASPFSYHVKPGMGRMPVNFVSYFDAIRFANWMTNGYLMSGTEWGSYTITGGGPDSGSVGPRTGNGPWVVPTEDEWYKAAYYDPAKAGTGGYWQYATRRDEGPVDSGRVIAGMIAEVGGLFSELTSAYGTVGQWGNVREWTESQLGGEYVLRGVVLTELDKGKDQSRTLVAGNHADAFTGFRIARISTITGEPVSRLGLGSLRQDIVDTGFGGMGVTGMSWVSQDGGFSGGGGGGGGGGSAGLSDSSMSQDTPEAFSVPTFPDSPQHPIPDITDGSDDSNPPSDPPVTPEPATSLMLIFGAAVFLHSRRR
- a CDS encoding sugar phosphate isomerase/epimerase; the encoded protein is METQQPFDRGGLSRRAFIQSASVIAGTAAVAGMAGGPGAAKAAELAEPTAKGRMKVGCLSWCFHSFAGGVDPTEAIDTVGGLGFDGIELIVNAREDMKTVWAGESLDRIRSRLDRHKLQVSQFVLFQPVVPGLASPEKRVRDENVGAFEAGCRIAAKLNAPIIDIVSPWPTGYGAEHGYLPRFYEMSNPGRDDKFHIGIADDFEWSKVWSDFVETTRECVRLAGSLGLKMTIEHHTHCLIHDATSFMWLCEAVGDRNLGYNLDAGWTLSQREYPPLAIHKVGPRLMNLHMRDIDGQMRRFPPFGTGVMDHKAIVEACRKIHFNGFFSIEQDKGGFDMLETCKRYLRIMREDIG
- a CDS encoding carbon-nitrogen hydrolase family protein — encoded protein: MRRSAAVFGLLILGCSGCLDEGRLPAVRSSPAGVRVGGIVLKWIAADKDRNLARAEPLIREAAGQGARIVVTTECFLDGYAIRDKGIPQGRWLDLAEPIPGGDYFERVRRLADELDIHLVAGMLERDGEQTCNTAVLIGPDGRLIGKYRKQDLGHELARNTPGHDSPVFETPYGRVGLIICADRRNAALVRRIAERGVDLIMCPSGGMWGPEKNDFHLQDRSRENRVPIVFVHPIEFLVTAADGSILDRRFVEKGMEVKVEQIGTVADAHLVAICDVPLGVK